agttttttttaatttttattgaacATCATTAATGGAAATTTATGGAGaacatgaaaatcaaaattcttataaaaacatttgcatgatGAATGCTAAACGATAGTTGTGACTCTCTGTGTCTTTTCCAGTTAAATaactttcattttgtcatttaattaaTGGTGCtacacatttatttcaaacatttttgtcacattacaccTGCAAACCTATGTAGGATATTAATGTAATTATCTCCATCAACTCTGAGCAGCTCATTCGCTCCCTTTTGAGGGAAAACATCAACACAGTATGATgccgccaccaccatgtttcaccatggggatggtgtgttcaaggGGTTGTGTATTTTGCCTGTAGATGGACATTATTTACATATTGGACTAAGAAGGAGCTGGGTACAAATtcaggccacacttttcagatttcttttattttatttttttttttttttacccctccagggggtctttttgtgggctctagtgtcccatatgtgacagtaggctgacaggaaacggggaaggagaggggggaagacatgtggcaaatgtcaccaggtccgggagtcgaacccgcgactgccgcgtcgaggactcaggGCCTCCAAATATgagtcgcgctaaccgctacgccaccacggcacgccctcttttcagatttctattggtttaaaacaaactcgTGTACACTATTTTTACGCTGGCCGCTCACTAAATTTCAACAATAATACATTGAAATTCTGGTCAGTCAAAAGGTTCCATGTATAATCAATAAAGCCAAACTTACCACCTTAACATGAATCACATGAAGACATTAGCTTGTTTCCCTTCAGGTTTGCGGCTGCCCTCCAGGAGGCGGCCCAGGTTGATAAGCTCATAGAGGAGGAGACGGGAGGAGAAGACGTTCTGGAAGACAGACTTCCTCTTCTGGGCGTCCCACTGTCCGTCAAGGAGTCCTACTCCCTGCAGGGTAAATGCTTCGCTTAACATCCACACCCACATTCCTGCGACATGATTCAGCTGCTTCTGACCAACcagtcagtgtttttttgtttgttttttgtttctctcccaCAGGCATGCCCTTATCCACAGGGTTGGTATCCAGACGGGGGGTCGTTGCCTCCGTCGACGCTCCCCCCGTGGCGCTGCTAAAGAGAGCCGGCGCCGTCCCTCTGGGCGTCACCAACACCAGCGAGCTGTGCATGTGGCTGGAGTCCCACAACCACCTGTACGGGATGACGTGCAACCCGTACGACCTGGAGAGGATAGCGGGAGGGAGCTCAGGTCCTTAAAAGAGAAGCTCGTTTCATCCTGTCGTCAGGTCGCCACTTCCTCTGCTCCCAGGAATGATTTCATCACATGTGGAGCATCCTCTGTCTTTGTGTCCTCAGGAGGGGAGGGCAGTATTCTGGGAGCAGCAGGAGCGGTCATCGGCGTGGGCTCAGACATTGGCGGCAGCATCCGCATCCCTTGTTTCTTCAATGGTGTATTCGGCCACAAAACCACTCCAGGTAAAAGAAGCTGCCTGATGCATTTCATACTCCTAAATCCTCCCTTTATTTGGATTTCCAAATAAGAATGTGTGTAAAAAGACTCAAACCTGCTGGGATTTATCACCTGAATTAGCGACTATGTCGCTCAAAGATGTATTGGAATTGATTGGTGCAGATCTTTAGTACGTTttctaaaaaactgttttacttttcatctgTGGACTCATCTATCTTTGGATAtaatgcaataataaaaaaaaaaatctgattttaatagattttttttcttacttttctaaaataaaaaatacaagtgattgaaaatattttcaaaaagtgactTTTGTTTCAGTCATCCCTTCTATGAGTCGTATAATTGAGTTATGACGGCCAGGCTACGATAATTgttgtttaattacaagaatatagtcataatattagcagaataaagacacaattttaactacaaaaacattgtttcaacGAAGAAAAAGCTTCGAGTTATCAGGAGGTGGAGCTACCAGTTCAGTCAGTGTGGTTCCTTCTTTGAAATAGACTCAGTTGTTTGCACAATCGTTTCGAAGTTCCGCTACCGTAAAACCTGGACCCctaatttttctgatttttctgcAAAGGCAGGAAATCTTTAGGCCTGAAAAGGGTGAAACGGTGTGTGCTTCTGGGGGAGCTCATAGTTGTTGGTGGTGTGTTTCAGGTGTGGTGTCCTGTGAGAACCAGTACCCTCCCACCTCTGGCACACAGCACGAGTACCTCAGCTCTGGACCCATGTGCCGCTACGCTGAAGACTTGCTGCCCTTGCTCAAGATCATGGCAGGACCCAAAGCTTACAAGTAAAACATCTGCAACATCACTTAACTGTGTGTTAGTGTGAAACGTAAATGAGTATTAGGACGACATTTCTTCATGTACTGCTGTCTGAAACGTCACATAGGAAGAATTATGTTGGGCTAAATTCAACTGTGAGTCAGGATGTGAACCTAATCACAGTGTGGGGATGTGTCCTCACAGGGtataaattataacattttattactgTGTGTATATTCAAATTATTGGAGTCAGAAGTTAATGCATTTGGATAATTATTACAGGTATCAGCTTTCCTTATACAAACCCCACACACAGCTGCCTCTGCCTTGGATGTTTCTGTTCATTATCACTGCAAATGTTGTGCAAACTGCTGCTGGAGTTAAACTCgtttatctttctgtttttccactGATTAGATAAGGTAAGAAGACCTGCAACACTTAgagctggagaggaaaaaaagaaccgCTCTTAATGTTtgatacagctctggaaaaaattaagagaccactttaatttatcagtttctctgattttactttttataggttcATGTTTGGGTAAAATgcacattgttcttttattctatgaactgctgacaaCATGTCTTGGAAGTTTCAAGCGAAAAATAATGTGTTGTTAtttcaaaataacgaaaaagatgcagtgctttcagagctcaaataatgcaaagaaaacaagttcaacaaaactaatgttttcacTCAGGAAgtgttcagaaatcaatatttggtggaataaccacaAGCTTTTCAATGGGGTACAGTTCAGTCggctcttgttttttttcccagagctgAATGTTTTAGTCacacagtgtcttgcaaaagtatcaaCACCCTCTGAACTCGTTTCtgtcattttgtcatgttacaatcacaagtttttatatttttttaatagatggGTTTCAGTGTTTGGGGGGGCGTAACAAAGTCttataaacaaaattgccattttgatttatcatgcaattgattgattattctgacaggCTTATTGGTCTATTATATGGAAccccaacaaaataaatttctatgtttgcataaatgtgacaaaaggtgtgaaaacttttgccATGCACTCTgttctttcacataaaaaaaagtgagagtGACTCTTTTTACAGTGACTCAGCTCAACTTAGTTTAGCTCCTGAGCTAACAAGCAGACGCTCGCGGATCCTTGAGGTGTTACTCAATCagtggttttctgttttttgtttgttttttgtttttatcaccGCTCTAATCAGCTTGCATGTGTCCGATCAGGCTGTCCTTAAACGCAGATGTGGACCTGAAGAAGCTGCGGTTCTTCTCCATCCCTCACGACGGCGGCTCACTCTACACGTACCCCGTCAGCAAGGAGCTGCTGGACGCTCAGGAGAAGGTTGTGCgcaaagacaacaaaacaaaataaaacacctaCAGATAAGCAGCACACACACCAAAAGCCGGGGAAGTTTCTCTCTGATTTCTAGATGTGACGTTCTGCAGGTGGTGAAGCGTCTGGAGGCTGACCTCGGGGTCAAAGTGCAGGAGGTGTGCTTTCCTGAGCTTCGCTACGGCTTCCAGATCTGGGACACATACATGGGTCTGCCTGATGAAGAAGGCAAGGTATGAACATCTGATGGAGCAGGAGTCTTAAATTAAACTCACCAAACACTCCCAGCTGCTCTGATCGCATGGaaatcactttaaaatatttctgctaaGCGGGACtctttaaaacaagcttgtaaaATGGATTTGTAGgatttaattgctttttaagCTTCACTAAACACTTAAACACTGAATTTAAAGAAGGATAAACGGTCGTGAATTTTACAGTGACCCAAAAAAATGACCTATCACATGCTTCAGTGCCTGTTTTGATAGTTATAGTTAAAgacaatttcttatttttttaatctgacttTTAGTTGTTGAGGTCCTCGTTCAAGTTCTTTTGTCCAGCTTAATACAAGCGTACTTTTTCCTGAACTGGTTTCTGAGTTAGTGAATCGGTAAGGAACGTTCTGCACTGCGCTGTGAGCCGGATCAATCCTTCAGTTGTTCATGTTTACAGTGAAGAGAAGCAAGTCATAGAAATGTTTGacttatttaaacaaatgtatagATATAGATTGAACTTGTCAgtaagaaagagaaataaacataaGGACACATAAATACTTTGCGGATAGAGAGAAGTACaaagtttttatgtaaatatagaGAAACTTTCAGCGGCAGTAGAGTTTTAAGAGAtggagcaaaagaaaaagaaaaggaaatagaatataaaaatgtattttccaacTTTTTCGTCCATCCGTCTTTGTAAATGGAGAGTACTGGATGTGGAGATGAACAACGAGTAGCATCCCTGTTTacctaaaattgtttttaactttagaaCTCAGTCCACCATGAGGATGTTTTGGGTTCAGCTGCCCGTGTATGAATTTGTCACAAATATCATATGAAGGTTTATGTTTCAGAGCGTACGAAAGCTGAAGGATTTAGCCCCAGCACCTATTGTAGTCTGCAGCCCAGAAATGTAGCTAATCTGTTTAGCTGCCGGCAGACTGCATACCACAGCTGAACCTCGACTCATTTCAACATCGCCGCATCGACCAAACGTCCTACACCAATCACCGCTTCAACCGAATCTCATCCTGCCATTTCAATTTGACTTATTTAATGCAACTGAACGGAGATGAGTCTTCACTATCCAAACGGATTTTCCTTCTCTGTGGAGTTCACAGTCCATCTGATAATCTGATAAGTTATTGTCAAGTCCATACTTTAACTCATTTACAACTTCACTGTTTGCAGCACACAAGGCGGCATCTTATTGGTTCCCTTTGTGAGTTTAAAGTGTGTGTTTTAAGAGCAACATTAAAATCTGCATGGGATTTTGAGGGATTCAATTATTGCTCTgggtattaaaaataaagaaaaagtattgttttattCCAGCAGAGAAACCCAGTgatatttaaaagaaagcaGTTGATTATTGTGAAACATATTGTTTTCAACGAGGGTTTTGTAGAACTCAAGAGCTAAGGAAATATAAAAGCAAATCTCCGCTATGATTTTGAAAACACGAGCAaatgttttcctcctccagcCTCCTCTGGCCTTTGCGGAGCTGATGGGGGAGCCGGGTCGACCGGCGTGGGCGTTCTGGGAGCTGCTGAAACGGATGGTGGGAAAATCCGAGCACACCATGCCTGCTATCTGTAAGAAGAGGACAGATAGAAGCCCTGGCACTCATTCACATCGCTGTTATCAAAGCTCATGAGAAATGTGTGCATTGTGCAATCGGTTATAGTCCTGGCCCTCTTCGAGAAGACCCACCTGTCCAAGCCATCGCCTTTCATCATCCAGCAGAAGGAGGCGCTGCAGAAGAAGATGGAAGAGCTGCTGGGCACCGACGGGGTGTTGCTTTACCCGCCTCACCCCCGAGTGGCACCCAAGCACCACCACCCGCTCTTCAGACCCTTTGACTTCACCTACACAGGTTGGTGATCAAGGCGATCCCTCAGAATCGACCAGTGCCGATTTAAGGTTTGGTTGTAGCAGATAAAGCTAACGCTGCTGTCTCTGTGTTATCTTAAATACACGTCACCTGGGGTCTAAATGTGAGGAAATGTCTTGTTGTCTTTTCAAAGTATGTGTCAGGCTTAATGTACAGCTGCCGTGtattgagtgtgtgtgttgggattAAGGGTGTAAAGTTCAGCCGGTCAGGATAGAACACATTACTTTTGCTCAGATGCTttattcttcttgtttttaaggATCAAATGACAGTGAAGAGCTTAGAAGTTTAATTTAGAAAGAAATGATTATCGTCTGTATTAATCAGAAAGTTGGGCAGAATGTCCCCAGCAGCAAATGGTACTGAgtgaatcttcatcagtgcagactgAGCCTCTGCAGAGCTTAGCAGGAGATACTGTAATGTTATTATTGGGTCATTTAACACATATGTGGAATTAGGTtcgtcacaataacaaattttgctggacaataaattgtcccaataCTTATTGTGATAAATAGTAATTTCGAttccattttcaagtaatgcattgataatggcataataatgcgaccaataaatgttaattttttagaGAGCACTTAACACTGTAActggaatattttttaaatatctaaaatagtTCGCAACaaccaaaaccaataaataaaacagaaaaagccccCCACTTacaaacaaaaccataaataaaatggattatgtcTCTGTacacaaaattgcccttcaagaAATACTATGTGAATGGAAATAATCAAGCTTGtgttaatttatcatgtgattaattgcttattgtgacaggaaTTCACAATAGTGGAGTCTGTCTCAAAGTTGTAactcattttataaaaaaaaaggacgaCAGTCGTTTGATTAAATGGTACAACTGAGTCAAAtacaatataattttaaaatttgcttgaaaaacataaatttctGTATTCTTACTTCAATGCTGTTTTTACAACAATAgtttttgtaagaaaattacttatttttgtgCTCCTCGTGAATTTTTTTAACACCATTCCACTTCTcgtaaaaaaaactacatccaAGAACTTCTTTCTGAATTCTAAGGTTTGAGTGCTGGTGCAAACTATTGAATACTTGCACAATGCTCAGTAGTAAttagcagccaatcagatccagaTATTCCTATAAACATTGGCCATTCCTTTCTACACAAAGACAATAAAGTCACAGTTTACAGCTGCAGGTCACTTCCTGATAGGTAAATGTTGCAACGAGCTTTGCATGCTTAAAGTTTGGGTGAAGTTCAAAGCTGTTAATGTCATCAGCAAAACTCTGTAAGGACCTGGccactttttttccatttaaaacacGTAACCCATTCATCATTATGTCTGACTGTCCATCTCCAGGTATCCTGAACATCCTCGGGCTGCCGGTTACCCAGTGTCCTCTGGGGCTTGGTGAGGAGGGTCTTCCTCTGGGCGTGCAGGTCGTGGCCGGG
The window above is part of the Xiphophorus couchianus chromosome 14, X_couchianus-1.0, whole genome shotgun sequence genome. Proteins encoded here:
- the faah2b gene encoding fatty-acid amide hydrolase 2-B, which produces MALSRLEKAQAWLFRAVTSFFFMIFQLLSSPAASARKLPPVSNPLLLQSATQLAKKIRRKEVSSVEVVQAYIDRIQEVNPFVNAVVKDRFAAALQEAAQVDKLIEEETGGEDVLEDRLPLLGVPLSVKESYSLQGMPLSTGLVSRRGVVASVDAPPVALLKRAGAVPLGVTNTSELCMWLESHNHLYGMTCNPYDLERIAGGSSGGEGSILGAAGAVIGVGSDIGGSIRIPCFFNGVFGHKTTPGVVSCENQYPPTSGTQHEYLSSGPMCRYAEDLLPLLKIMAGPKAYKLSLNADVDLKKLRFFSIPHDGGSLYTYPVSKELLDAQEKVVKRLEADLGVKVQEVCFPELRYGFQIWDTYMGLPDEEGKPPLAFAELMGEPGRPAWAFWELLKRMVGKSEHTMPAIFLALFEKTHLSKPSPFIIQQKEALQKKMEELLGTDGVLLYPPHPRVAPKHHHPLFRPFDFTYTGILNILGLPVTQCPLGLGEEGLPLGVQVVAGKLQDHLTLAVALYLEKTFGGWRDPGAK